The proteins below are encoded in one region of Labeo rohita strain BAU-BD-2019 chromosome 15, IGBB_LRoh.1.0, whole genome shotgun sequence:
- the LOC127176780 gene encoding cytochrome c oxidase subunit 7A2, mitochondrial, translated as MKNKVPERQKVFLEDNGLPVHIKGGSTDVLLYRLTMTITIAGTGFSLYWLLVACLPKSKA; from the exons ATGAAAAACAAGGTGCCTGAGAGACAGAAGGTTTTCCTG GAGGATAATGGTCTGCCAGTCCACATTAAGGGAGGATCCACTGATGTCCTTCTCTACCGTTTGACCATGACCATCACAATTGCAG GCACTGGCTTTTCCTTATACTGGTTGCTGGTGGCCTGCCTGCCCAAGAGTAAAGCATAA